The proteins below come from a single Pristiophorus japonicus isolate sPriJap1 chromosome 26, sPriJap1.hap1, whole genome shotgun sequence genomic window:
- the socs9 gene encoding suppressor of cytokine signaling 9: MSQAGEEKRAVRPKVRRGEPEDRRESRSKKKNRNSHRSELCGGASGTGQGKVRNASGGKAGKQDTDVSQETDSHDFGEDKLPSRTLRQRIQDAVGQCFPIKSHGLHSAILSSSKRKIHLSELMLDKCPFPAGTDLAQKWYLIKQHTAPVSQSPPFLDGASAGGTPVEDEDDRLRERRRISIEQGVEPPPHAQIHTFEVTAQINPLYKLGPKLAPGMNELAGDDRATLSLQEAEESAAPPSPQPPPEQVESTDGYRAHTQIDYIHCLVPDLLELTTFPCYWGVMDRYQAEALLEGRPEGAFLLRDSAQEDYLFSVSFRRYSRSLHARIEQWNHNFSFDVHDPSVFHAPTVTGLLEHYKDPNSCMFFEPLLSSPINRTFPFSLQHICRAAISSCSTYDGIDLLPIPSTLKEYLKEYHYKQKVRVRRLDTR, translated from the coding sequence ATGTCACAGGCGGGCGAGGAGAAGCGAGCCGTCAGGCCCAAGGTCCGGCGGGGAGAGCCCGAAGACCGGCGAGAATCCCGCAGCAAGAAGAAGAACAGGAATTCCCACAGGTCCGAACTGTGCGGCGGCGCTTCGGGAaccgggcaggggaaggtcaggaacGCCTCGGGCGGGAAAGCGGGAAAGCAGGACACGGATGTGTCTCAGGAGACGGATTCCCACGACTTTGGGGAGGACAAGCTGCCGAGCCGGACCCTGAGGCAACGTATCCAGGACGCCGTGGGCCAGTGTTTTCCCATCAAATCCCACGGCCTGCACTCCGCCATCTTATCCTCCTCCAAGCGTAAGATCCACCTGAGCGAACTGATGCTCGATAAGTGCCCCTTCCCCGCTGGCACCGACCTGGCCCAGAAGTGGTACCTGATCAAGCAGCACACAGCCCCCGTCTCGCAGAGCCCGCCCTTCCTGGACGGGGCCTCCGCGGGAGGGACGCCGGTCGAGGACGAGGACGACCGCCTGCGGGAGAGGAGGCGCATCAGCATCGAGCAGGGGGTCGAGCCCCCGCCCCACGCGCAGATTCACACCTTTGAGGTGACGGCCCAGATCAACCCCCTGTACAAGCTGGGGCCCAAGCTGGCGCCGGGGATGAACGAGCTGGCTGGTGACGATCGGGCCACCCTGTCGCTGCAGGAGGCCGAGGAATCAgcggccccgccctctccccagccCCCCCCCGAGCAGGTGGAGTCCACCGACGGCTATCGCGCCCACACCCAGATTGACTACATCCACTGCCTGGTGCCCGACCTGCTGGAACTCACCACCTTCCCTTGCTACTGGGGGGTGATGGACCGCTACCAGGCCGAGGCCCTGCTGGAGGGCAGGCCGGAGGGGGCCTTCCTGCTGCGGGACTCGGCCCAGGAGGACTACCTCTTCTCGGTCAGCTTCCGCCGTTACAGCCGCTCCCTGCACGCCCGCATCGAGCAGTGGAACCACAACTTCAGCTTCGATGTCCACGACCCCAGCGTCTTCCACGCTCCCACCGTCACCGGCCTACTCGAACACTACAAGGACCCCAACTCCTGCATGTTCTTCGAACCCCTGCTCTCCAGCCCCATCAACAGGACCTTCCCCTTCAGCCTGCAGCACATCTGCCGGGCAGCCATCTCCAGCTGCTCCACGTATGACGGCATCGACCTCCTCCCCATCCCCAGCACCCTGAAGGAATACCTGAAGGAATATCATTACAAGCAGAAGGTCAGAGTGCGGAGGCTGGACACCAGGTGA
- the mrps12 gene encoding small ribosomal subunit protein uS12m produces MFSAGVIRTWMSSLTLGAARLTGTAAASLLPRAFLPGAAVPPPLPACRQSSRAMATLHQMHKQGKAKRQPTKLGPTCGRPQLKGVVLKTMVRKPKKPNSANRKCARVRLSDGREAICFIPGEGHNLQEHNIVLVEGGRTQDLPGVKLKVVRGKYDCAHVQKKK; encoded by the exons ATGTTCTCCGCCGGTGTGATCAGGACCTGGATGTCGTCCTTGACTTTGG GAGCAGCGAGACTGACCGGGACCGCGGCAGCTTCCCTCCTCCCGCGAGCTTTCCTGCCAGGAGCAGcggttcctcctcctcttcctgcctgCCGGCAGAGCAGCCGAGCCATGGCCACCCTGCACCAGATGCACAAGCAGGGCAAGGCCAAGCGCCAGCCGACCAAGCTGGGCCCCACCTGCGGCCGGCCGCAGCTCAAGGGGGTGGTGCTGAAGACCATGGTGCGCAAACCGAAGAAGCCCAACTCGGCCAACCGCAAGTGTGCCCGGGTGAGACTGAGTGACGGTCGGGAGGCCATCTGCTTCATCCCGGGCGAGGGCCACAACCTACAGGAACACAACATCGTGCTGGTGGAGGGCGGGAGGACCCAGGACCTGCCAGGGGTCAAGCTCAAGGTCGTGCGCGGGAAGTACGACTGTGCACACGTGCAGAAGAAAAAGTAA
- the LOC139239054 gene encoding E3 SUMO-protein ligase ZBED1-like — protein sequence MWSHRSNGTAWVAEMWKYVTKRDDKTIVCSICGQELALSGSATSLRLHLERSHHIHFREDSERSKLQGAESVTERIPGCPSAKDRTPKITELIGIDSPVTITTHSSKRISEMLRECAARLEEDEDPEIHSFAGGRESHAALAEDELSMVLRYHGGNGGSRRRKGTEPNYRRSSPVSGRDKSRAWNFFKKLNERCVECSLCRTQLCYHSSATSLREHLRRKHNLSELDLCQCLEEGSSSSESAGQDPNANKNKAPSISDLALHEPKPCAENREEVISDLILGLVFRDLQPLSLVGHEGFKRLLGFLEPAYPMPSSAHLATGLRHKYGLAKLQLERGLRSAVSLTLSTDTWTSPDKQGYLTVVAHFIDCGWRPARCVLRTSPQPTPAPELTGELLRSALSHFGLPSTAVSCVVHDSAGGLLGCARSLQDRFGWCSLCCASRTLQLCVKLGLQVEPVPQALAAARRLVSYFQHSARAAAQLSGQLAARDRQRPGLLVMDTASRWSSTFDMCEQLLEARRALGAVLEDDPAANPTIQNLSDQQWKLLQDLLPILRTLKVASSFLGEEQNASVSSLMPCLHGVMTALMHHHGDPGCIVKMVSTKIRAEIGKRWHLPEEQELLENPAIVASFLDPRFKDLRFLNPEARDEVHNKVKNMLSGSACRPRSPSPSSSSSSDGERGSKRQGGRDPGQCQYDLLFGEDPSESLPEIHQQLEGYLSEPLRRRHTDPFNWWRGNEHRFPAVAALARRYLAIPATSVSATAPFFSPGALPNHTRPPLPPDLVDQVVFLHKNFDYVESLKRFRQ from the exons ATGTGGAGCCACAGGAGTAACGGGACGGCCTGGGTTGCTGAGATGTGGAAGTATGTGACGAAGAGAGATGATAAAACGATTGTGTGCAGCATCTGTGGCCAGGAGCTGGCACTTTCCGGCAGTGCCACCAGCCTCCGGCTGCACCTGGAGCGCAGTCATCACATCCACTTCCGCGAGGACTCTGAGCGCAGTAAGCTGCAGGGAGCGGAGAGTGTCACGGAGCGCATTCCTGGCTGTCCCAGCGCCAAGGACAGGACTCCGAAGATCACAGAGCTCATTGGGATAGACAGCCCT GTAACGATCACGACGCATAGCAGCAAGAGGATCTCGGAAATGCTGCGCGAGTGTGCGGCCCGactggaggaggacgaggacccggAGATCCACTCCTTTGCGGGGGGCAGAGAGTCCCACGCAGCACTGGCTGAAG ACGAGCTCTCCATGGTCCTGAGGTATCACGGGGGCAACGGGGGGTCCCGGAGGCGGAAGGGGACCGAGCCCAACTACAGGCGCAGCTCGCCCGTCAGCGGCCGGGACAAGTCACGGGCCTGGAACTTCTTCAAGAAGCTGAACGAGCGATGCGTGGAGTGCAGCCTGTGCCGGACACAGCTCTGCTACCATAGCAGTGCCACCAGCCTGCGCGAGCACCTGAGGCGCAAGCACAACCTGAGCGAGCTGGACCTGTGCCAGTGCCTGGAGGAAGGGTCCTCGTCCTCCGAGTCCGCGGGCCAGGACCCCAACGCCAACAAGAACAAGGCGCCGAGCATCTCGGACCTGGCGTTGCACGAGCCCAAGCCCTGCGCGGAGAACCGGGAGGAAGTGATCAGCGACCTGATCCTGGGCCTGGTGTTCCGCGACCTGCAGCCCCTGTCTCTCGTCGGCCATGAGGGCTTCAAGCGGCTGCTGGGCTTCCTGGAGCCCGCGTACCCGATGCCGTCGAGCGCTCACCTCGCCACCGGCCTCAGGCACAAGTACGGCCTGGCCAAGCTGCAGCTGGAACGCGGCCTGCGCTCGGCAGTGTCCCTGAccctctccaccgacacctggaccTCGCCGGACAAGCAGGGCTACCTGACCGTGGTGGCGCACTTCATCGACTGCGGCTGGAGGCCGGCTCGCTGCGTCCTCCGGACCAGCCCGCAGCCCACCCCGGCCCCCGAGCTGACCGGCGAGCTGCTGCGCTCGGCCCTGAGCCACTTCGGCCTGCCCAGCACGGCAGTCAGCTGCGTGGTCCACGACAGCGCGGGCGGGTTGCTGGGCTGTGCCCGCTCGCTGCAGGACCGTTTCGGATGGTGCAGCCTGTGCTGCGCGTCCCGCACCCTGCAGCTGTGTGTCAAGCTGGGGCTGCAGGTGGAGCCGGTGCCCCAGGCCCTGGCCGCTGCCCGCCGGCTGGTCAGCTACTTCCAGCACAGCGCCCGGGCAGCTGCCCAGCTCAGTGGCCAGCTGGCCGCGAGGGACAGGCAGCGGCCCGGCCTCCTGGTCATGGACACGGCCAGTCGCTGGAGCAGTACCTTCGACATGTGCGAGCAGCTGCTGGAGGCGCGGAGGGCCCTGGGCGCGGTGCTGGAGGATGACCCCGCTGCCAACCCCACCATCCAGAACCTGTCCGACCAGCAGTGGAAGTTGCTGCAGGACTTGCTGCCCATCCTCAGGACCCTGAAGGTGGCCTCGTCCTTCCTGGGCGAGGAGCAGAACGCCTCCGTCTCCTCGCTGATGCCCTGCCTCCACGGGGTGATGACGGCCCTCATGCACCACCACGGCGACCCCGGCTGCATCGTCAAGATGGTGAGCACCAAGATCCGGGCCGAGATCGGCAAACGCTGGCACCTGCCCGAGGAGCAGGAGCTGCTGGAAAACCCTGCCATCGTTGCCTCCTTCCTCGACCCGCGCTTCAAGGACCTGCGCTTCCTCAACCCCGAGGCGCGGGACGAGGTGCACAACAAGGTGAAGAACATGCTGTCGGGCAGCGCCTGCAGGCCCCGCTCGcccagcccctcctcctcctcgtcctccgacGGTGAGCGCGGCAGCAAGCGGCAGGGGGGCCGGGACCCCGGCCAGTGCCAGTACGACCTGCTGTTCGGCGAGGACCCCTCCGAGAGTCTGCCCGAGATCCACCAGCAGCTGGAGGGCTACCTGTCCGAGCCCCTGCGCAGACGGCACACCGACCCCTTCAACTGGTGGCGTGGCAACGAGCACCGCTTCCCGGCAGTGGCCGCGCTGGCTCGCCGCTACCTGGCCATCCCTGCCACCTCGGTGTCTGCCACCGCGCCGTTCTTCAGCCCCGGCGCCCTCCCCAACCACACCAGGCCTCCTCTGCCACCGGACCTCGTCGACCAGGTCGTCTTCCTGCACAAAAACTTCGATTACGTGGAGTCGCTGAAGAGGTTCAGGCAGTGA
- the erh gene encoding enhancer of rudimentary homolog yields MSHTILLVQPTKRPEGRTYADYESVNECMEGVCKMFEEHLKRMNPNSPSITYDISQLFDFIDDLADLSCLVYRADTQTYQPYNKDWLKEKIYILLRRQAQQAGK; encoded by the exons ATG tcgcACACTATTCTGCTGGTGCAGCCCACAAAGCGACCAGAGGGAAGGACCTATGCTGACTATGAATCTGTCAATGAATGTATGGAAG GTGTCTGCAAAATGTTTGAAGAGCATCTGAAGAGGATGAACCCAAACAGTCCATCCATCACGTACGACATTAGCCAACTCTTTGACTTTATCGATGACCTTGCTGACCTCAGCTGCCTTGT TTATCGGGCAGATACGCAGACTTACCAACCTTACAACAAGGACTGGCTGAAGGAGAAGATCTATATCCTCCTGCGTCGGCAAGCCCAGCAAGCGGGGAAATAA